In uncultured Methanobacterium sp., a genomic segment contains:
- a CDS encoding ribbon-helix-helix protein, CopG family, with product MTKKKSVYIRLEPEYIERIDQIAKKEDRSRSYIIRRLIINGLGKK from the coding sequence ATGACAAAAAAGAAGAGTGTTTACATCCGTCTGGAGCCAGAGTACATCGAAAGAATTGACCAGATAGCCAAGAAAGAGGATCGTTCCAGATCATACATTATCCGCAGATTGATCATAAATGGACTGGGTAAAAAGTAA
- the cbiD gene encoding cobalt-precorrin-5B (C(1))-methyltransferase CbiD translates to MEKNHSLQKYQNTPEPNSKHGRGNQSSPPSVSFPVDSESYGITTGSAATAAALAALLSIKGKVSLVNIKTPMGCLDISVKSSQKIDDYSGRASVVKMPYHDPDVTINLEVQAEVRLQDKPDITIIGGEGVGRITKPGLQLPVGEVAINPVPREMIKSNLEDALPPGKGAEVKIIIPEGREIAHRTMNPRLGIVDGISVLGTTGIARSMNSESFEKSKKCQLDVALAEGYRQLVFVPGNIGEKLALKLLDVEYDQIIQMGNLVGYMLDEAKKSNISSLIILGHAGKLVKIAGGIFQTEHRLADGRREIITTHTGLVGGDRQTMEEVFNSNTTEDMMGILEREGLLEKVFNSIALSIQERCQERFDIKPEVLILKMDGTLLNSNHQVKLKTPG, encoded by the coding sequence ATGGAAAAAAATCATTCCCTTCAAAAATACCAGAATACTCCTGAACCTAATTCTAAACATGGTAGGGGGAATCAGTCATCCCCTCCATCTGTTTCTTTTCCAGTTGACAGTGAAAGTTATGGAATCACCACTGGAAGTGCAGCCACTGCCGCAGCCCTAGCCGCACTCTTATCCATAAAAGGAAAGGTTTCCCTAGTTAATATCAAAACACCAATGGGGTGTCTGGATATTTCGGTTAAATCTTCTCAAAAAATTGATGACTATTCTGGGAGGGCTTCAGTGGTGAAAATGCCCTACCATGACCCGGATGTCACCATTAACCTGGAAGTGCAGGCAGAAGTCCGTCTTCAAGATAAACCAGATATTACTATCATTGGTGGAGAGGGAGTAGGTAGGATAACTAAACCAGGATTACAGCTACCAGTGGGAGAAGTAGCCATAAACCCTGTTCCCAGAGAGATGATCAAATCCAATCTGGAGGATGCACTGCCACCGGGTAAAGGTGCAGAAGTTAAAATTATCATACCTGAAGGTCGAGAGATTGCCCATAGGACTATGAATCCACGTCTGGGTATTGTGGATGGCATATCCGTACTTGGAACCACTGGTATTGCCCGTTCCATGAATTCGGAGAGTTTTGAGAAGTCCAAAAAATGCCAGTTGGATGTGGCACTGGCTGAAGGATACAGGCAACTGGTTTTCGTACCTGGTAATATTGGGGAAAAACTTGCCCTGAAGTTGCTGGATGTAGAATATGACCAGATCATCCAGATGGGTAACCTAGTGGGTTACATGTTGGACGAAGCCAAAAAAAGTAATATATCCAGTTTAATCATTTTGGGGCATGCTGGTAAACTGGTTAAAATAGCCGGTGGCATCTTCCAAACAGAACACCGCCTGGCAGATGGCCGTCGTGAGATCATCACCACCCACACCGGACTGGTGGGTGGAGATAGGCAGACCATGGAAGAAGTTTTCAATTCCAACACCACCGAGGATATGATGGGCATCCTGGAAAGAGAAGGACTGCTTGAAAAAGTTTTCAACTCCATAGCCCTATCCATTCAAGAGCGCTGCCAGGAAAGGTTTGATATAAAACCCGAAGTACTTATTCTAAAGATGGATGGTACTTTACTCAACAGTAACCACCAGGTTAAACTAAAAACCCCAGGTTAA
- a CDS encoding response regulator → MEPASVIIAEDEKITAMDLKQKLINLGFKVPAIISNGDDAVSTVAELRPDVVLMDIVLQGKMDGIQAAQKISSLDIPVVFLTAYSDDKTLQRAKVTNPYGYIIKPYQDKELKLVLETTIQKHQEYRAKVELIHYKGLGEGVPLTSYDEEVSWEERPKILIVEDEIITAMDLAAQLGEMGYLVMDTVTTSQEAIQKAELFRPDLILMDIVLSGELDGINVAEHIQDLDIPVVYLSAYTDDSTVERALKTSPYGYLPKPYKIDELYSTLETALQQHKSELERIEKVDHKISVKEEEMVIEKTAVFFISAIFLSLIVYSLATRSMTWLMYLLFIPAIYNLFIVIISLKKPSPALGVELPFTSILIPAHNEEFTIERCVRSLGELDYYKDGKRNYEIIVINDGSTDQTGPVLSTLKKEFDFLRIVTRKAPRAGKGKGYVLNDGVRICQGEVIAVFDADARLKPDFLNKIVPYLDDEDVAGVQARVRMYNADRNLLTKMQEVEFSIFGNVILRARDVMDKSGFLGGNGQLTRKKFVEDIEGWDGFAVTEDLNMSIKLILDGHKIRYCSEAVVWQEAVPQWKPFFRQRVRWATGNLETLFVYLTPIINAKIPLYKKIDSIQYLVFLLFTVFVMLGYIVAIMNLGNIIRFAMEAPVIIGLISTVAFFPGVLLGIRRDKVGVLRAVFRAVEYWAYCLYLIPLFFAAFIHMLTRKERRWAKTKHTGE, encoded by the coding sequence ATGGAACCAGCATCAGTAATCATCGCGGAAGATGAAAAAATAACTGCCATGGATCTGAAGCAAAAACTCATTAATCTTGGTTTTAAAGTTCCAGCTATTATCTCCAATGGAGATGATGCAGTTAGCACCGTAGCGGAACTAAGGCCAGATGTGGTGCTTATGGATATTGTTCTCCAGGGCAAGATGGATGGAATCCAGGCTGCACAGAAAATAAGCTCCCTGGATATCCCAGTGGTATTTTTAACAGCTTATTCTGATGATAAAACATTACAAAGAGCTAAAGTTACCAATCCCTACGGTTACATCATCAAACCCTACCAGGATAAAGAACTAAAACTGGTACTTGAAACCACCATCCAAAAACACCAGGAATATAGGGCTAAAGTTGAATTAATCCATTATAAAGGCCTGGGAGAAGGAGTACCTCTGACAAGTTATGATGAAGAGGTTTCATGGGAGGAACGTCCAAAGATACTCATTGTGGAAGATGAGATCATCACAGCAATGGATCTTGCAGCCCAGCTAGGGGAGATGGGCTACCTGGTGATGGACACAGTGACCACAAGCCAGGAAGCCATTCAAAAAGCTGAGTTATTCCGCCCTGATCTGATACTGATGGATATCGTGCTCAGCGGAGAACTGGATGGTATTAATGTTGCCGAACACATCCAGGACTTGGATATACCCGTGGTTTACCTCAGTGCCTACACTGACGATTCCACGGTAGAAAGGGCCCTTAAAACATCCCCTTATGGTTATCTGCCCAAACCATACAAAATTGATGAACTTTACAGTACTCTGGAAACTGCTCTGCAACAACACAAATCAGAACTTGAAAGGATAGAAAAGGTAGATCATAAGATCAGTGTTAAGGAAGAGGAGATGGTAATTGAAAAAACTGCGGTGTTCTTCATCAGTGCCATTTTTCTTTCATTGATTGTTTACAGTCTGGCCACCAGAAGTATGACCTGGCTCATGTACCTTTTATTCATACCTGCCATTTACAACCTGTTCATTGTCATAATCAGTTTAAAAAAACCTTCACCTGCTTTAGGAGTGGAACTTCCATTCACCAGCATTCTCATCCCTGCACACAATGAAGAGTTCACCATTGAGCGTTGTGTTCGTTCTCTGGGTGAATTAGATTATTATAAAGATGGGAAGCGCAACTATGAGATCATTGTGATCAACGATGGTTCCACTGACCAGACTGGTCCGGTTCTAAGCACACTGAAAAAAGAATTTGATTTTCTACGTATAGTGACCCGGAAAGCACCAAGGGCAGGTAAAGGTAAAGGATACGTACTTAATGACGGTGTGAGAATATGTCAAGGCGAAGTTATCGCTGTTTTTGATGCTGATGCCCGTTTAAAACCTGATTTTCTTAATAAAATCGTTCCGTATCTTGATGATGAGGATGTGGCAGGAGTGCAGGCTAGAGTACGTATGTACAATGCTGACAGAAACCTGCTTACCAAGATGCAGGAGGTCGAGTTTTCCATTTTTGGTAATGTCATTCTCAGAGCACGGGATGTAATGGACAAGTCCGGTTTCCTAGGAGGTAATGGGCAGTTAACCCGGAAGAAATTTGTGGAGGATATTGAAGGATGGGATGGTTTTGCAGTTACCGAAGACCTTAACATGAGCATTAAACTGATACTTGACGGCCATAAAATACGTTATTGCTCCGAAGCAGTGGTTTGGCAGGAAGCAGTACCTCAATGGAAGCCTTTCTTCAGGCAAAGAGTCCGATGGGCCACAGGGAACCTTGAAACATTATTTGTATACCTTACCCCCATTATAAACGCGAAAATACCACTTTACAAAAAAATAGATTCCATACAGTACCTGGTTTTCCTCCTGTTCACAGTGTTTGTGATGCTGGGATACATTGTTGCCATAATGAATTTAGGAAATATAATACGCTTTGCAATGGAAGCCCCTGTGATCATTGGATTAATATCAACAGTAGCCTTCTTCCCAGGGGTTCTTCTGGGGATCAGACGAGATAAAGTTGGAGTTTTAAGGGCAGTGTTTCGGGCAGTGGAATATTGGGCATACTGTCTTTACTTGATACCACTCTTCTTTGCTGCTTTTATTCACATGTTAACCCGTAAAGAGAGAAGATGGGCTAAAACTAAACATACAGGTGAATAA
- a CDS encoding 4Fe-4S binding protein, with protein sequence MRKISFSDLSIRFIHSTFNTRFFLAKACQKLPPLAWVVDKMLFEGDDIQVIPLDAAIKTDLALNVQELKLNTAVLVSNENTVLPSQVLREMIKRSRYHFIMNTCICRTSNNCQNYPHDRGCLFLGKGSQRISSKLGRTVSADEAIQHINQCQEAGLVPIIGRNKIDSLWLNTGPKEELLSICHCCHCCCLWKMTPNLPESMTGSFSSMEGVEIIFQEEKCNDCGLCAHNLCFVDAITMEDGKIKREMKKCKICGRCVEICPKGALKIVMDDDALKRSLERVEPLVDVELE encoded by the coding sequence ATGAGAAAGATCAGCTTTTCAGATCTCAGCATACGATTTATACATTCAACTTTCAATACTCGTTTTTTCCTGGCGAAAGCTTGCCAGAAACTCCCTCCACTGGCCTGGGTGGTGGATAAAATGCTCTTTGAAGGAGATGATATACAGGTAATTCCTTTGGATGCTGCTATTAAAACCGACCTTGCATTAAATGTTCAGGAGCTGAAGTTAAATACTGCAGTCCTGGTTTCAAATGAAAATACAGTACTCCCCAGTCAGGTTTTAAGGGAGATGATCAAAAGGTCAAGATACCATTTTATAATGAATACCTGTATATGCCGCACTTCCAACAATTGCCAGAATTATCCCCATGATAGGGGATGTTTATTTTTAGGGAAAGGTAGTCAGAGAATATCTTCCAAGCTAGGGAGAACAGTTTCAGCAGATGAAGCAATTCAACACATAAATCAATGTCAGGAAGCAGGTCTGGTGCCAATAATAGGTAGAAATAAGATAGACAGTCTTTGGTTGAACACAGGTCCCAAAGAAGAACTTCTTTCCATCTGCCACTGTTGCCACTGTTGCTGTCTATGGAAAATGACCCCAAACCTACCAGAGAGTATGACTGGTAGTTTCTCATCCATGGAGGGAGTTGAAATAATTTTCCAGGAGGAAAAATGCAATGATTGTGGACTGTGTGCCCACAACCTGTGTTTTGTAGATGCAATCACCATGGAAGATGGAAAAATAAAGCGAGAAATGAAAAAATGTAAAATTTGTGGACGATGCGTTGAAATCTGCCCTAAAGGGGCTTTAAAGATTGTAATGGATGATGATGCATTAAAACGTTCACTGGAAAGGGTGGAACCACTGGTTGATGTTGAGTTGGAATAA
- the moaC gene encoding cyclic pyranopterin monophosphate synthase MoaC → MDEKEFTHLTRSGVHMVEVGDKPVIKRTALARGKIKLTPETIHLIEKGELKKGNVLTTAQVAAIQAVKSTSQMIPLCHPIPIGGVEVEFEVNPDSIEITVEVRSTGKTGVEMEAITGVSVGLLTIWDMVKSVEKDENGQYPSTRITDIEVIKKEKIKIKLEEI, encoded by the coding sequence ATGGATGAAAAAGAATTCACACATCTTACCCGGAGCGGGGTGCACATGGTGGAAGTGGGGGATAAACCAGTTATCAAACGAACCGCCCTTGCCAGGGGAAAGATAAAATTAACCCCTGAAACCATTCACCTCATTGAAAAGGGGGAGCTGAAAAAGGGTAACGTGCTCACCACTGCACAAGTAGCAGCTATTCAGGCAGTTAAATCCACTTCCCAGATGATACCATTATGTCATCCCATACCCATTGGTGGTGTGGAAGTGGAATTTGAAGTGAACCCTGATTCCATCGAGATCACTGTGGAAGTGCGCAGCACCGGGAAGACAGGGGTGGAGATGGAAGCCATCACCGGAGTTAGTGTGGGTCTTTTGACCATATGGGACATGGTTAAAAGTGTGGAAAAGGATGAAAACGGACAGTACCCCTCCACTCGCATCACTGACATTGAAGTAATTAAAAAGGAAAAAATTAAAATTAAACTAGAGGAAATATGA
- a CDS encoding DEAD/DEAH box helicase — protein sequence MNLESVDPTIRKIVHDSYPQIEELNPAQKAVLDAGLLDEKENYIIAIPTASGKTLLGVLAALRTILDGGKVVYAVPLLSIQNEKVKEFKKFEEHGIKVGKHPSSSDLAVMVFESYDALTRFNWNTLSDVDLLIVDEFHMIGEYSRGPTIECAITRSRLLNPGMRLIALSATLQNMEELSTWLGARVVEHDYRPVPLFKEVLNTEEYGTKNKNDVILRILKDSMDESSQALVFVSTRRFTESLANYLAGKIKKSLPTDKRKDFKKVAEKILDVPRRRGSLPTEVCLKLAECAEKGMAFHHAGLFDRQKEIIEEEFRAGNLLMITATPSLMYGVNLPSKNVVIRDYTRWTSQGPQPIPVFDYLQMSGRAGRPGYDKEGYSYLIGKTLSEAEQLQYQYIYGEIEATNSKLLENRDAVYRQIISQVAAGMARNLEELEEFFQNTFSGFQMSHSEYTSLFASDTIQFQIKEALEFLTEHGMIQAVPDGLRATAFGMLVAKSNYAVQTAVRLKEFARSGGEVDMPRLIYEICRTPDLIPISFKGRKSRDPVRDRLNRAGLFVVDVGNDEATAATLMEWMDERSEYEIENAFNVYAASTRRAAYEASQLVKFHREICQVLGVYTGLDAMNILTARLYYGVKEELLPLVVGIKRLGRRRARALVDAFGTDLRYVSREELLRIEGIGPKTAENILKKYHAHD from the coding sequence ATGAATCTTGAATCCGTGGATCCAACCATCAGAAAGATAGTGCATGATTCTTATCCCCAGATTGAGGAGCTTAACCCTGCCCAGAAAGCAGTGTTGGATGCCGGGCTACTGGATGAGAAAGAAAACTACATCATCGCTATTCCCACTGCCAGTGGTAAAACTCTCCTGGGTGTCCTGGCAGCACTGCGCACCATCCTCGATGGAGGTAAAGTGGTTTATGCAGTACCACTTTTATCCATTCAGAATGAAAAGGTTAAGGAATTTAAAAAATTTGAAGAACACGGTATCAAGGTGGGTAAACATCCCTCATCATCCGACCTGGCAGTGATGGTATTTGAATCCTACGATGCCCTGACCCGTTTCAACTGGAACACCCTCTCCGATGTGGATCTGCTCATAGTTGACGAGTTCCACATGATCGGAGAGTACAGCAGGGGCCCCACCATAGAATGTGCCATAACCCGTTCCCGCCTCCTAAACCCAGGGATGAGGTTAATTGCCCTGTCCGCCACTCTCCAGAATATGGAGGAGCTTTCCACCTGGCTAGGTGCCAGGGTGGTGGAACATGACTACCGACCAGTACCTCTTTTTAAAGAAGTGCTCAACACCGAGGAGTATGGTACCAAAAACAAAAACGATGTTATTCTTCGCATCCTTAAGGATTCCATGGATGAATCCAGCCAGGCTCTGGTCTTTGTTTCCACACGCCGTTTCACTGAATCACTGGCCAATTACCTGGCGGGTAAGATCAAAAAGAGTTTACCTACAGATAAAAGAAAGGATTTCAAGAAGGTGGCTGAGAAGATACTGGATGTTCCCCGCAGAAGGGGATCACTACCCACCGAGGTGTGCCTGAAACTGGCAGAATGTGCTGAAAAAGGAATGGCCTTCCACCATGCAGGACTTTTCGACCGGCAGAAGGAGATCATTGAGGAGGAGTTCCGTGCAGGGAACCTTCTGATGATCACCGCCACCCCCAGTTTGATGTACGGGGTGAACCTCCCCTCCAAAAATGTTGTCATCAGGGATTACACCCGTTGGACCAGCCAGGGACCCCAACCCATACCAGTTTTTGATTACCTGCAAATGTCTGGCCGTGCCGGGCGTCCAGGATATGATAAGGAAGGTTATTCTTACTTGATTGGTAAGACATTATCTGAAGCCGAGCAACTTCAGTACCAGTATATTTACGGGGAGATTGAAGCCACCAACTCCAAGTTACTGGAAAACAGGGATGCAGTTTACCGTCAGATCATATCCCAAGTAGCAGCAGGGATGGCTCGAAACCTGGAGGAACTCGAGGAATTTTTCCAGAACACGTTCTCTGGTTTCCAGATGAGTCACTCTGAATATACATCCTTATTTGCCTCAGACACTATCCAGTTCCAGATTAAGGAGGCACTGGAGTTTCTCACAGAACATGGGATGATCCAGGCAGTGCCAGATGGTCTGCGAGCCACTGCATTTGGTATGTTAGTTGCCAAGAGCAACTACGCAGTGCAGACTGCGGTGCGTCTTAAGGAATTTGCCCGTTCTGGTGGGGAAGTTGACATGCCCCGCCTGATATACGAGATATGCCGCACCCCTGACCTGATTCCAATTTCATTTAAGGGCCGCAAAAGCCGTGACCCTGTACGGGACCGGTTGAACAGGGCAGGTCTGTTTGTGGTGGATGTAGGTAATGATGAAGCCACTGCTGCCACTCTAATGGAATGGATGGACGAACGGAGTGAGTATGAGATTGAAAATGCCTTCAATGTCTATGCTGCGTCCACCAGACGAGCAGCCTACGAGGCATCCCAGCTGGTGAAGTTCCACCGGGAGATATGCCAGGTTTTAGGTGTTTACACTGGACTGGATGCAATGAATATCCTTACCGCCAGACTTTACTACGGTGTGAAAGAGGAGTTACTCCCACTGGTGGTGGGGATCAAACGCCTGGGCCGCAGACGTGCCAGGGCACTGGTAGATGCCTTTGGAACAGACCTTCGCTATGTATCCCGTGAAGAACTTCTCCGAATTGAAGGAATAGGCCCCAAAACAGCTGAAAATATACTTAAAAAGTATCATGCACATGATTAG
- a CDS encoding type II toxin-antitoxin system mRNA interferase toxin, RelE/StbE family, with translation MLTNNQINMIIGHNGGNIISNEINDKNQFISQEYRVELDEIREKIKQGHCSTLRECLLLFEDLLAESHGEDPILSHQFQKEMEKLSQKNPKQYDQVLKKMKQITTKPLHYKPLSGDLHGSRRTHVGDFVLIYGIEDGRVVFQDYNHHDNVYQDK, from the coding sequence ATGCTGACAAATAATCAAATAAATATGATTATAGGGCATAATGGGGGGAATATCATCTCTAATGAAATTAATGATAAAAATCAGTTTATTTCTCAGGAATACCGTGTTGAGCTGGATGAAATCAGAGAAAAAATCAAACAAGGCCATTGCAGCACTTTAAGGGAATGTTTACTGCTTTTTGAAGATCTGTTGGCGGAATCTCATGGAGAAGATCCGATATTATCCCACCAGTTCCAGAAGGAGATGGAAAAACTATCCCAAAAAAATCCAAAACAGTACGATCAGGTTCTAAAGAAGATGAAACAGATCACCACCAAACCCCTGCACTACAAACCATTAAGTGGTGACCTGCACGGTTCCAGAAGAACCCACGTGGGAGATTTTGTATTAATATATGGAATTGAAGACGGCAGAGTTGTTTTTCAGGATTATAATCATCACGACAATGTTTACCAAGACAAATAA
- a CDS encoding MJ0307 family thioredoxin — translation MVLKNEVKNMVVKVEVFTSPSCPYCPMAIEVVNEVEKDMPGTLEVEKIDIMVDRDKAVEYGLMAVPAIALNGVVRFVGAPTKEELVKAIEEEKTGK, via the coding sequence ATAGTTTTAAAAAATGAGGTGAAAAATATGGTTGTTAAAGTAGAAGTATTCACATCTCCTTCCTGTCCCTACTGTCCCATGGCTATTGAAGTTGTAAACGAAGTTGAAAAAGACATGCCAGGTACTCTGGAAGTTGAAAAAATTGACATCATGGTTGACCGGGATAAAGCAGTTGAATATGGCCTCATGGCAGTGCCAGCCATTGCCTTAAACGGAGTAGTACGTTTTGTAGGCGCTCCAACTAAAGAAGAACTGGTAAAGGCCATAGAAGAAGAAAAAACCGGTAAATAA
- a CDS encoding DUF2115 domain-containing protein, with the protein MTLKELDFSQDISKNDLLEALKGEANQVHINDFIKTCSFLKKNMEHVHPHYQEEYIKMYTEGYLKGYIDVKKDKTSYSGQVDVDELSEAINLLQKQEKLMEVEYSNNRSFKPYLIMSLYTTFILEEPVHPVGTPFPGGLKVRKEKDIYYCPVKENNEDNPLAVCGFCIALQEPEM; encoded by the coding sequence ATGACCCTCAAAGAACTGGACTTCTCCCAGGATATATCAAAAAATGATCTTCTGGAGGCGCTTAAGGGCGAAGCTAACCAGGTGCACATAAATGACTTCATCAAAACTTGCAGCTTCCTAAAGAAGAATATGGAACATGTACATCCACATTATCAGGAAGAGTACATTAAAATGTACACTGAAGGATATTTAAAGGGTTATATTGATGTTAAAAAAGATAAAACTTCCTATTCCGGACAGGTTGATGTTGATGAATTGTCAGAGGCCATAAATCTCCTTCAAAAACAGGAAAAACTAATGGAAGTAGAGTATAGTAACAATCGATCATTCAAGCCTTACCTGATCATGTCCCTTTACACCACTTTCATACTGGAAGAACCCGTACACCCGGTGGGTACACCATTCCCAGGGGGTTTGAAGGTGCGCAAAGAGAAAGATATCTATTATTGTCCAGTTAAAGAAAATAATGAAGACAATCCCCTGGCAGTGTGTGGTTTCTGCATTGCCCTGCAGGAACCTGAAATGTAA
- a CDS encoding DUF2115 domain-containing protein → MVNKLSEMDFNQDISKNDLFLILINEARSIHIQDIMRGSNFLKEDVKFMPPQERDDIIARFTKALFVRIKNIKDDRSTYSGYVDSYKLKNFLKIQNENIKNSQSLDEKCFYIITRVVSTYTAFVKEEPIHPLGTRFPGGFTLRLVDGVYLCPVKDKQKDTPSALCRFCVSVQDKSID, encoded by the coding sequence ATGGTCAATAAACTCAGTGAAATGGATTTCAACCAGGACATTAGCAAAAATGATCTTTTTCTAATTTTAATAAATGAAGCACGTTCCATACATATTCAGGATATTATGAGGGGATCCAATTTCCTTAAAGAGGATGTAAAGTTCATGCCTCCCCAGGAAAGAGATGATATCATTGCCCGATTCACCAAGGCATTATTTGTCCGTATTAAGAATATAAAGGACGACCGTTCTACTTATTCCGGTTATGTTGATTCTTATAAGCTTAAAAATTTCTTAAAGATTCAGAATGAAAATATCAAAAATTCTCAGAGTCTTGATGAAAAGTGTTTCTACATCATCACCAGGGTGGTTAGCACCTACACTGCCTTTGTAAAAGAGGAGCCTATCCATCCACTGGGCACCCGTTTTCCGGGTGGTTTCACCCTGCGACTGGTTGATGGTGTTTACCTGTGTCCGGTGAAGGATAAACAGAAGGATACTCCCAGTGCACTGTGTCGATTCTGTGTTTCAGTGCAGGATAAGAGTATAGATTGA
- a CDS encoding glycosyltransferase, whose amino-acid sequence MRVCLLGQYPPHIGGVSSHTYLLSRELVKRGDQVYVLTYPNTDVKDIDGVKVETAFAPNIKGLRGLFFFISSFFKLIGMVRRFNIELIHAHFLLPPGLIGVCVGSLLGKKTAVTAHGSDLMIQAKNPVLRSLIKFVLKKADYVLVVNQTLKDKVLELGINQDKIYITPNAVDVEKFTPKKKELPFDITISQDKPLILFVGNLVYQKGVKYLLEAKKLMKTDSEMVVVGDGPLRQELEMKVRDERIQDVVFTGARRDVDQIMPSFNVFVLPSTSEGFPITILEAMASGLPVVATNVGGISEVMSELVGIMVNPSSPTELARALDKILENETLRNGMSVAARKQALKYSKVQIPY is encoded by the coding sequence ATGCGCGTGTGCTTACTAGGACAATACCCACCTCATATTGGAGGTGTTTCATCCCATACTTATCTCCTCTCCAGGGAACTTGTAAAACGAGGCGATCAGGTTTATGTGTTAACCTACCCCAACACTGATGTTAAAGATATTGATGGAGTGAAGGTGGAAACTGCGTTTGCACCCAATATCAAGGGATTAAGGGGTTTATTTTTCTTCATATCCTCATTTTTCAAACTAATCGGTATGGTGCGCCGTTTCAATATTGAGTTGATCCACGCCCACTTCCTCCTTCCACCAGGGCTCATTGGAGTATGTGTAGGATCTCTCCTGGGAAAAAAAACTGCGGTAACTGCCCATGGATCTGACCTTATGATACAGGCTAAAAATCCAGTCCTCAGGAGTTTGATTAAGTTTGTTCTTAAAAAAGCAGATTACGTGCTGGTGGTGAACCAGACACTTAAGGATAAAGTGCTGGAGCTGGGTATAAACCAGGATAAGATTTATATAACCCCAAATGCAGTTGATGTGGAAAAATTCACCCCCAAAAAGAAGGAACTACCCTTTGACATAACAATAAGTCAGGATAAGCCCTTAATATTATTTGTAGGTAACCTGGTATATCAGAAGGGGGTTAAATATCTTCTGGAAGCTAAGAAGTTAATGAAAACTGATTCAGAAATGGTAGTTGTTGGTGATGGTCCACTGCGCCAGGAACTGGAGATGAAAGTACGTGATGAAAGGATCCAGGATGTGGTTTTCACAGGTGCTCGTAGGGATGTTGACCAGATCATGCCCTCTTTTAATGTTTTCGTTCTGCCCAGTACATCAGAAGGATTCCCCATAACTATCCTGGAAGCTATGGCCAGTGGCCTGCCAGTAGTGGCCACCAATGTGGGTGGAATCAGTGAAGTGATGAGTGAACTGGTGGGCATAATGGTTAACCCATCCAGTCCCACTGAACTGGCCCGTGCTCTGGATAAAATCCTGGAAAATGAAACATTGAGGAATGGTATGAGTGTTGCTGCCAGAAAACAAGCCCTGAAATACAGTAAAGTTCAGATACCTTACTAA